Proteins encoded by one window of Erwinia pyrifoliae DSM 12163:
- a CDS encoding chorismate mutase, with protein sequence MGNKVPMGLVLLAGLLFSATAMATLAPKDDVAALINQRLSYMKDVAGYKANNHLAIEDLSQEVKVLSGSVDLAVKLGLDGESVKPFIQAQMDAAKAIQYRYRADWLSAAQKGWQPQPLEQVRSKISALSTDILTHISQRLTRGDLFTDKTAFTKGLDQTNLKDSDKTRLWQALQQITLHK encoded by the coding sequence ATGGGTAATAAAGTTCCAATGGGGCTGGTGCTTTTGGCGGGACTGCTTTTCTCGGCAACGGCAATGGCGACGTTAGCACCAAAAGACGATGTGGCTGCGTTGATCAACCAACGTTTGTCCTACATGAAGGATGTGGCAGGATACAAAGCGAACAATCATCTTGCTATTGAAGATCTCTCCCAGGAAGTCAAAGTTTTGTCCGGCTCGGTGGATTTAGCGGTCAAGCTGGGGCTGGATGGCGAGTCGGTCAAACCCTTTATACAAGCGCAAATGGATGCTGCCAAGGCGATCCAATATCGCTACCGGGCTGACTGGCTATCCGCAGCGCAAAAAGGGTGGCAACCCCAACCGCTGGAGCAGGTGAGATCAAAAATCAGCGCCCTGAGCACCGATATTCTGACTCACATCAGTCAAAGATTAACCCGGGGCGATCTGTTTACCGACAAAACCGCTTTTACCAAAGGGCTTGACCAAACCAACTTAAAAGACAGTGATAAAACCCGCTTGTGGCAAGCCTTGCAGCAAATTACTTTGCATAAGTAA
- the metG gene encoding methionine--tRNA ligase, whose product MGYHLTPFFNRYELSLTMTQVAKKILVTCALPYANGSIHLGHMLEHIQADIWVRYQRMRGNQVYFICADDAHGTPIMLKAQQMGMAPEQMIADMSQEHQTDFAGFNISYDNYHSTHSEENRELSELIYTRLKENGFIKNRTISQLYDPEKGMFLPDRFVKGTCPNCQSPDQYGDNCEVCSATYSPTELIEPKSVVSGATPVLRDSEHFFFDLPEFSAMLQAWTRSGALQEQVANKMQEWFESGLQQWDISRDAPYFGFEIPGAPGKYFYVWLDAPIGYMGSFKNLCDKRGDIDFDAFWRQDSDAELYHFIGKDIVYFHSLFWPAMLEGSQFRKPTNLFVHGYVTVNGAKMSKSRGTFIKASTWLQHLDADSLRYYYAAKLSSRIDDIDLNLEDFVQRVNADIVNKVVNLASRNAGFINKRFAGQLSAEVADPALYQTFIDASNSIAQAWASREFSRAVREIMALADAANRYVDEQAPWVVAKQEGRDAELQAICSMGINLFRVLMTWLKPVMPSLAERAETFLNQQLSWEGIEQPLLNHNIAAFKALYSRIEMDKVNGLIAASKDDAATAQPAVSGPLADDPLQETISFDDFDKVDMRIALIENAELVKGSDKLLRLTLDIGGEKRNVFSGIRAAYPDPALLVGRLTVMVANLAPRKMRFGLSEGMVMAAGPGGKDIFLLSPDSGALPGQLVK is encoded by the coding sequence ATCGGTTACCATCTAACCCCCTTTTTCAACAGGTATGAGCTAAGTCTTACTATGACTCAAGTCGCGAAAAAAATATTGGTAACGTGCGCCCTGCCGTACGCAAATGGTTCCATTCATCTCGGCCACATGCTCGAGCATATCCAGGCCGATATTTGGGTCCGTTACCAGCGAATGCGCGGCAACCAGGTTTACTTCATCTGTGCTGATGACGCACACGGTACGCCGATCATGCTGAAAGCCCAGCAGATGGGGATGGCACCGGAGCAGATGATTGCGGACATGAGTCAGGAACATCAGACCGACTTTGCCGGCTTTAATATCAGCTATGACAACTACCACTCCACGCACAGCGAAGAGAACCGTGAGCTGTCCGAGCTTATCTATACCCGACTGAAAGAAAACGGGTTTATTAAAAACCGCACCATTTCTCAACTCTACGATCCGGAAAAGGGCATGTTCCTGCCGGACCGTTTTGTGAAAGGCACCTGCCCGAACTGTCAATCACCGGACCAGTACGGCGATAACTGTGAGGTCTGTTCTGCTACCTACAGCCCGACGGAACTGATTGAGCCGAAATCGGTGGTATCCGGTGCGACTCCCGTGCTGCGTGATTCGGAACACTTCTTCTTCGATTTGCCAGAGTTCAGCGCCATGCTACAGGCCTGGACCCGCTCCGGCGCGTTGCAGGAACAGGTGGCCAATAAGATGCAGGAGTGGTTCGAGTCTGGCCTGCAGCAGTGGGATATCTCGCGCGATGCGCCCTACTTCGGCTTCGAAATCCCCGGCGCGCCGGGAAAATACTTCTATGTCTGGCTGGATGCGCCCATCGGCTACATGGGTTCATTTAAGAACCTGTGCGACAAACGCGGTGATATCGATTTTGATGCTTTCTGGCGTCAGGATTCTGACGCCGAGCTTTATCACTTCATCGGTAAAGATATCGTCTACTTCCACAGCCTGTTCTGGCCAGCGATGCTGGAAGGCAGCCAGTTCCGCAAGCCGACCAACCTGTTTGTGCATGGCTATGTCACGGTGAACGGCGCAAAAATGTCCAAGTCACGCGGCACCTTTATTAAAGCCAGCACCTGGCTGCAGCATCTCGATGCCGACAGCCTGCGCTACTACTATGCCGCCAAGCTCTCTTCGCGCATCGACGATATCGACCTGAACCTTGAAGATTTTGTGCAGCGCGTCAATGCCGATATCGTCAACAAGGTGGTGAACCTGGCCTCGCGCAACGCCGGTTTTATCAACAAGCGCTTTGCCGGGCAGCTGTCTGCTGAAGTCGCCGATCCGGCGCTCTATCAGACCTTTATCGACGCATCCAACAGCATCGCCCAGGCCTGGGCCAGCCGTGAGTTCAGCCGGGCAGTACGCGAAATCATGGCATTAGCTGACGCCGCCAACCGTTACGTTGATGAACAGGCTCCGTGGGTGGTGGCAAAACAGGAAGGCCGTGACGCAGAGCTGCAGGCTATCTGTTCGATGGGCATCAACCTGTTCCGCGTACTGATGACCTGGCTGAAGCCGGTGATGCCCTCTCTCGCCGAGCGCGCTGAAACTTTCCTCAATCAGCAACTGAGCTGGGAAGGCATTGAACAACCGCTGCTGAACCACAATATCGCCGCGTTTAAAGCGCTGTACAGCCGCATTGAAATGGATAAGGTGAATGGTCTGATCGCCGCCTCAAAGGACGATGCCGCCACCGCCCAACCGGCAGTGAGTGGTCCGCTGGCAGACGACCCATTGCAGGAAACCATCAGCTTTGACGACTTCGACAAAGTAGATATGCGCATTGCGCTGATCGAGAATGCCGAGCTGGTGAAAGGTTCTGACAAGTTGCTACGCCTGACGCTGGATATCGGCGGCGAAAAACGCAATGTGTTCTCCGGCATTCGCGCTGCCTACCCCGATCCGGCGCTGCTGGTGGGTCGCCTGACGGTGATGGTTGCCAACCTGGCGCCACGCAAGATGCGCTTTGGCCTGTCAGAAGGGATGGTGATGGCAGCAGGGCCTGGCGGAAAAGATATCTTCCTGCTCAGCCCGGACAGCGGCGCGCTGCCCGGACAGCTGGTTAAGTAA
- a CDS encoding GNAT family N-acetyltransferase, with translation MKIRPFNEADRPFLRTLFLAARKTNWTWCDTSEWQLEDFDRVTLGERILVAEEQGHRVGFAAVLDNDNFLHSLFIDPEYQGCGAGSALLQAVQSSFTSTGALKCQTENLHAQSFYKKHGWRVAAQGQSDRGEYLLMHYVL, from the coding sequence TTGAAAATCCGCCCTTTTAATGAAGCCGATCGCCCGTTTCTGCGCACGCTTTTTCTCGCCGCGCGTAAAACCAACTGGACCTGGTGCGATACCAGCGAATGGCAGCTGGAGGACTTCGACCGCGTCACGCTGGGCGAACGGATACTGGTGGCAGAAGAACAGGGGCACCGCGTTGGTTTCGCCGCCGTGCTGGATAACGATAATTTCCTGCACAGCCTGTTTATCGACCCTGAATACCAGGGCTGCGGCGCTGGCAGCGCGCTGCTACAGGCGGTGCAAAGCAGCTTTACCTCGACCGGCGCGCTCAAATGCCAGACGGAAAATCTGCATGCACAAAGTTTTTATAAAAAGCACGGCTGGCGGGTGGCCGCACAGGGGCAAAGCGATCGGGGCGAATATCTGTTGATGCACTATGTGCTTTAA
- the apbC gene encoding iron-sulfur cluster carrier protein ApbC produces the protein MTLSSRQPHTPEALRAIVMNVLATFEHASLQHNLTTLKALRHCALIDNRLHIELGMPFVWQSPFEQLKDQVSAELLRLTGAGEIGWRLTLNVATLQRVKNRPGVNGVKNIIAVSSGKGGVGKSTTAVNLALALAAEGAKVGLLDADIYGPSIPDMLGTEDQRPTSPDGTHMAPIVAHGLATNSIGYLVTEDNAMVWRGPMASKALLQLLNETLWPELDYLVLDMPPGTGDIQLTLAQNVPVTGALVVTTPQDIALIDARKGIVMFDKVNVPVLGVVENMSVHICSQCGHQESLFGSGGAEKLAQQYHTRLLSQLPLHISLREDLDNGEPTVIRRPDSEFTGLYRQLAINVAAQLYWQGDVIPEDIAFRTL, from the coding sequence ATGACGTTATCCTCCCGGCAGCCCCATACACCCGAAGCACTACGCGCTATCGTCATGAATGTGCTGGCCACATTTGAACACGCCAGCCTGCAGCATAATCTCACCACGCTGAAAGCGTTGCGCCATTGTGCGCTGATCGACAACCGTTTGCATATCGAACTGGGTATGCCGTTTGTCTGGCAAAGCCCGTTTGAACAGCTGAAAGACCAGGTCAGCGCTGAACTGCTGCGTCTGACCGGAGCCGGAGAGATCGGCTGGCGCTTAACGCTGAACGTGGCAACGCTGCAACGGGTAAAAAATCGTCCCGGCGTTAACGGGGTGAAAAACATCATTGCCGTTAGCTCCGGCAAAGGTGGGGTCGGTAAATCCACCACCGCCGTCAATCTGGCACTGGCGCTGGCGGCAGAAGGGGCAAAAGTTGGCCTGCTGGATGCAGACATTTACGGCCCGTCAATCCCGGACATGTTGGGTACAGAAGACCAGCGCCCAACCTCACCGGACGGTACGCATATGGCACCGATTGTTGCACACGGGCTGGCGACTAACTCCATTGGCTATCTGGTAACCGAAGATAACGCCATGGTCTGGCGCGGCCCAATGGCCAGTAAGGCGTTGCTGCAGTTATTGAATGAGACGTTATGGCCGGAACTGGACTATCTGGTGCTGGATATGCCGCCTGGCACCGGAGACATCCAGCTGACGCTGGCGCAAAACGTGCCGGTGACCGGGGCGCTGGTGGTCACCACGCCACAGGATATTGCGCTGATCGATGCGCGCAAGGGCATTGTGATGTTTGATAAGGTCAACGTGCCGGTTTTGGGTGTGGTGGAAAATATGAGCGTACACATTTGCAGCCAGTGCGGTCACCAGGAATCTCTCTTTGGCAGCGGTGGCGCGGAAAAACTGGCGCAGCAGTATCATACCCGCCTGCTAAGTCAACTTCCGCTGCATATCAGTCTGCGCGAAGATCTGGATAACGGTGAACCGACGGTCATTCGCCGCCCGGACAGCGAATTTACCGGGCTTTACCGCCAGCTGGCGATAAACGTTGCCGCCCAGCTTTACTGGCAGGGCGACGTTATCCCTGAAGATATTGCTTTTCGTACCCTGTAA